Proteins encoded by one window of Arachis ipaensis cultivar K30076 chromosome B04, Araip1.1, whole genome shotgun sequence:
- the LOC107637435 gene encoding TMV resistance protein N-like, protein MANDGAAGSSSSSTPWRWASSSLSEEGMYDVFLNFRGEDTRFAFTDYLHYALSEIGKLKVFRDDPGLELGDEIKYTLMEAIKRSRIQIVVMSENYVSSGWCLLELEQMLKYSDDGNKRSIIPVFYRVKPAEVNRQSSDKSKEAMKKHQERYGKHKAEAWKYETQVIGEIAEQVFAKHRKIKQLLDKFDSEFEAVEPLLNLESCDTVRMVGIYEDPKIGKSYITTFAFELYYKIKYKFRAASFLVDVSKQLRKNTANGLENLHKELLSDMGVETMQELQHKRVLLVLEGVNSDKHLEFLVGMGIGDWFGLGSRIIITTENKDLFQNYPVMDGVELKIHCFREGEFSGSNRNVKERNVVKDFIDLINQLREENSMRNNVVSIVSEIFTSRALATVSKDYREKDVFSSLHRSLMPSTAIPENEEALQGNVRRALLVWPHI, encoded by the exons ATGGCCAATGATGGAGCGGCCGGGTCATCATCCTCGTCGACGCCGTGGAGGTGGGCATCGTCATCCTTGTCAGAAGAAGGAATGTATGATGTTTTTCTGAACTTTAGAGGCGAAGACACAAGGTTTGCATTCACAGATTATCTCCACTATGCACTCTCCGAAATCGGAAAGCTCAAAGTATTCAGGGATGATCCGGGTCTGGAACTAGGTGACGAAATTAAATATACTCTGATGGAAGCCATTAAAAGATCCAGGATTCAAATTGTTGTGATGAGTGAAAACTATGTATCTTCCGGATGGTGCCTCCTGGAACTAGAGCAGATGCTCAAGTACTCCGATGATGGAAACAAACGGTCCATAATCCCAGTATTTTATCGCGTGAAGCCTGCAGAAGTGAATCGTCAGAGTAGCGACAAATCCAAGGAAGCCATGAAGAAACACCAAGAGAGATACGGCAAACACAAGGCGGAGGCCTGGAA GTATGAAACTCAGGTCATTGGTGAGATTGCTGAACAAGTCTTTGCAAAACATCGAAAGATCAAGCAACTATTGGATAAATTTGATTCTGAATTTGAAGCGGTCGAACCACTTTTGAACCTTGAATCTTGTGATACTGTTCGTATGGTGGGAATTTATGAAGATCCTAAAATAGGCAAAAGTTACATAACAACATTTGCATTTGAGCTATACTATAAGATCAAATACAAGTTCAGAGCGGCAAGTTTTCTTGTTGATGTTAGTAAACAGTTAAGGAAAAACACCGCTAATGGCTTGGAAAATCTCCACAAGGAGCTTCTTTCTGATATGGGTGTGGAAACCATGCAGGAGTTGCAACATAAGAGAGTGCTTCTGGTTCTGGAAGGGGTTAACAGTGACAAGCATTTGGAGTTTCTAGTGGGAATGGGAATAGGTGATTGGTTTGGTCTTGGTAGTAGGATCATCATAACAACAGAAAACAAAGATCTCTTTCAGAATTATCCTGTGATGGATGGTGTTGAGCTTAAGATACATTGCTTTCGCGAAGGTGAATTCAGTGGCAGTAATAGGAATGTGAAGGAAAGGAATGTTGTGAAAGATTTCATCGATTTAATTAATCAACTGAGAGAAGAAAATTCAATGAGGAACAATGTTGTTTCAATTGTCAGTGAGATATTCACTTCCCGTGCATTGGCAACTGTTTCCAAAGATTATAGAGAAAAAGATGTTTTCTCAAGCCTTCATCGTTCTTTGATGCCATCCACAGCTATACCTGAAAATGAAGAGGCTTTACAGGGGAATGTGAGAAGGGCACTTCTAGTATGGCCACACATATAG
- the LOC107635611 gene encoding 40S ribosomal protein S21-2 → MQNEEGQITELYIPRKCSATNRLITAKDHASVQINIGHLDESGLYNNTFSTFALCGFIRAQGDADSALDRLWQKKKAEKQQ, encoded by the exons ATGCAGAACGAGGAGGGACAGATCACTGAGCTCTACATTCCTAGGAAGTG CTCTGCAACAAACAGGTTGATAACTGCAAAGGACCATGCGTCAGTTCAGATCAACATTGGTCACTTGGATGAGAGTGGTCTCTACAATAACACCTTCTCCACATTTGCCCTCTGCGGCTTCATTCGCGCTCAG GGTGATGCCGACAGTGCACTAGACCGCTTGTGGCAGAAGAAGAAAGCCGAGAAGCAGCAGTAG
- the LOC107637436 gene encoding TMV resistance protein N-like gives MADSSDHDSTPLSYFKYDVFLSFRGYTRFGFTDTLYHALINNRIDTFRDSEELRIGEELEGALVEAIERSRMSILILCDEYPTSKWCLDELVKIMECSGNGTKRPVLPVYFRVAKSDVQFQKNKYETAMVAHQEKGRNNHKLEAWKSALSQVGKIYGQ, from the coding sequence ATGGCAGATTCATCAGATCACGATTCAACACCATTGTCATATTTCAAGTATGATGTTTTTCTGAGCTTTAGAGGTTACACAAGATTCGGATTCACAGACACGCTCTATCATGCTTTGATCAACAACAGAATCGATACCTTCAGAGATAGCGAGGAGCTGAGAATAGGCGAGGAACTGGAAGGTGCTCTTGTTGAAGCAATTGAAAGATCAAGGATGTCAATTCTTATACTGTGTGATGAGTATCCAACTTCCAAGTGGTGCCTTGATGAACTCGTCAAGATCATGGAGTGTTCTGGCAACGGAACAAAGCGACCGGTGTTACCGGTCTATTTCCGTGTGGCAAAATCAGATGTGCAGTTTCAGAAAAATAAGTATGAAACAGCCATGGTTGCTCatcaagaaaaaggaagaaacaaCCACAAGTTGGAAGCATGGAAGTCAGCTTTGTCTCAAGTAGGCAAGATTTATGGTCAATGA